One Deltaproteobacteria bacterium PRO3 DNA window includes the following coding sequences:
- a CDS encoding RNA polymerase sigma factor gives MGTMRSDEELMVAFQAGDTAAFEVLIRRHQNGVYNFIVRFLGNREVAEEVFQEAFLKVHQAADRYLPNGKFTTWLYTIVRNLCVDTFRRRKIREAVSLDDRGENGERNLADTIAGDEIPADVVSSANEIEAVLEKALAKLNEDQREVFLLREKEGLKFEEIAEVTGVSVNTVKSRMRYALEALRRSLKQSKYRELLERD, from the coding sequence ATGGGGACCATGCGCAGCGACGAAGAACTTATGGTGGCCTTTCAGGCCGGCGATACCGCCGCCTTTGAGGTGCTGATCCGGCGTCACCAGAACGGCGTGTATAACTTCATCGTCCGTTTTCTGGGGAACCGCGAGGTGGCCGAGGAGGTCTTTCAAGAGGCCTTCCTCAAGGTCCACCAGGCGGCGGATCGCTACCTGCCCAACGGCAAGTTCACCACCTGGCTCTACACGATCGTGCGCAACCTCTGCGTCGATACCTTCCGGCGACGGAAGATCCGCGAGGCGGTCAGCCTGGACGACCGGGGCGAGAACGGCGAGCGCAACCTCGCCGACACCATCGCCGGCGACGAGATCCCGGCCGACGTCGTCTCCTCCGCCAACGAGATCGAGGCGGTGCTCGAGAAGGCCCTGGCCAAGCTGAATGAAGACCAACGCGAGGTCTTCCTGCTCCGCGAAAAGGAGGGGCTGAAGTTCGAGGAGATCGCCGAGGTGACCGGCGTCTCGGTCAATACGGTGAAAAGCCGCATGCGCTACGCCCTCGAGGCCCTGCGGCGCAGCCTGAAACAGTCGAAATATCGTGAATTGCTGGAGAGGGATTGA